From Ictidomys tridecemlineatus isolate mIctTri1 chromosome 2, mIctTri1.hap1, whole genome shotgun sequence, the proteins below share one genomic window:
- the LOC101977114 gene encoding olfactory receptor 10H2 — translation MPGLNYTWASEFILIGFSTFPQQLLPVFFLLFLLMYLFTLLGNLLIMATIWGERSLHTPMYLFLCALSISEILYTLAIIPRMLADLLSAHRSIAFVACASQMFFSFTFGFTHSLLLTVMGYDRYVAICHPLRYNVLMSPRGCACLVAWSWAGGLAVGLVVTTSIFHLTFCGPNEIQHFLCHVPPLLKLACGNNVPTTALGVGLVCITALLGCFLLILLSYAFIVAAILRIPSAEGRHKAFSTCASHLIVVIVHYGFASVIYLKPKGPHSQEGDTLMATTYTVLTPFLSPIIFSLRNKELKNAMKKTFLRKFYSSST, via the coding sequence ATGCCGGGGCTAAACTACACCTGGGCGTCTGAGTTCATCCTCATCGGCTTCTCCACCTTCCCGCAGCAGCTTCTGCCTgtcttcttcctgctcttcctgctcATGTACCTCTTCACGCTGCTGGGCAACCTGCTCATCATGGCCACCATCTGGGGCGAGCGCagcctccacacccccatgtacctCTTCCTGTGCGCCCTCTCCATCTCCGAGATCCTCTACACCTTGGCCATCATCCCCCGCATGCTGGCTGACCTGCTGTCCGCCCACCGCTCCATCGCCTTTGTCGCCTGTGCCAGCCAGATGTTCTTCTCCTTCACATTTGGCTTCACCCACTCCTTGCTGCTCACCGTCATGGGCTATGACCGCTACGTGGCCATCTGCCACCCGCTGCGCTACAACGTGCTCATGAGCCCCCGTGGTTGTGCCTGCCTGGTGGCCTGGTCCTGGGCTGGTGGCTTGGCGGTGGGGCTGGTGGTGACAACATCTATTTTCCACCTCACTTTCTGTGGACCCAATGAGATCCAGCATTTCTTATGCCACGTGCCACCCCTGTTGAAGCTGGCCTGTGGGAATAACGTACCAACTACTGCCCTTGGTGTGGGCCTGGTGTGCATCACGGCCCTGCTGGGCtgcttcctcctcatcctcctctccTACGCCTTCATCGTGGCTGCCATCCTGAGGATACCATCTGCAGAGGGGCGGcacaaggccttctccacctgtgcctcCCACCTTATTGTGGTCATCGTGCACTACGGCTTTGCCTCTGTCATCTACCTCAAGCCCAAGGGCCCCCACTCTCAGGAAGGCGACACCCTCATGGCCACCACCTACACGGTCCTCACACCCTTTCTCAGCCCCATCATCTTTAGCTTAAGGAACAAGGAGCTGAAGAACGCCATGAAGAAGACCTTCCTCAGGAAATTTTATTCCTCAAGCACCTGA